From a single Accipiter gentilis chromosome 10, bAccGen1.1, whole genome shotgun sequence genomic region:
- the GLDN gene encoding gliomedin isoform X1: protein MVDLCNSTKGICLTGPPGPPGPPGLDGLPGYNGSDGVPGIPGQKGEPGINGKRGKIGVPGPKGDQGQKGEPGEMGLPGKDGMPGGKGARGAKGEKGDANNDVILEGSKGEPGPPGPPGPPGPPGPPGKRKGKGKAQLQENIYSSKCTGETCAVPNDDTLAGKAEDRTPGPSKKAECVITSVGSPVHFVSVQQTFGTWMREPANISDERIWLTMHFSGNSVKEYENSNALLNDSYRIINITGFFYGCGHAVQNNHLYYQKGGTNVILKLGLDKASLGTLLIENALYHGRNYLFSNSKTYFNVAVDEKGLWIIYASSTDENIIVAHIDEETFSVIRHINTTYPKSKAGNAFIACGIMYVTDTKDMTVSFAFDLLKEKQIDARFELRSSRSVLAMLSYSLRDKNLYTWENGSLMVYPVHFG from the exons ATGGTGGATTTATGTAACAGCACAAAAGGGATCTGCTTAACAG gacccccaggtcccccaG GACCTCCTGGACTTGATGGACTGCCTGGCTACAATGGATCAGATGGAGTCCCAGGTATACCAGGACAAAAGGGAGAACCAGGAAtaaatggaaaaagaggaaaaatag GTGTGCCAGGACCAAAAGGTGACCAAGGACAGAAAGGAGAACCTGGAGAAATGGGTTTACCTGGCAAGGATGGTATGCCAGGAGGAAAAGGTGCAAGAGGAGCAAAGGGTGAAAAGGGGGATGCAAACAATGATGTGATATTAGAAG GTTCAAAAGGGGAACCTGGACCCCCAGGGCCTCCTGGACCACCTGGACCCCCAGGGCCTCCAGGAAAACGTAAAGGTAAAGGCAAAGCACAGCTTCAGGAGAACATATACAGCAGCAAATGCACAG GTGAGACATGTGCTGTACCGAATGATGATACCCTGGCTGGAAAAGCTGAAGACAGAACCCCTGGTCCTTCAAAAAAAGCTG AATGTGTCATAACATCTGTAGGAAGTCCTGTTCACTTTGTTAGTGTACAGCAAACGTTTGGAACCTGGATGCGGGAACCTGCAAATATAAGCGATGAAAGGATTTGGCTTACCATGCATTTTTCAG GAAACTCTGTAAAAGAATATGAGAATTCCAATGCCTTGCTGAACGACAGTTACAGGATCATTAACATCACAGGATTCTTTTATGGATGTGGTCATGCAGTACAAAACAATCATCTGTACTATCAAAAGGGAGGAACCAATGTCATTCTGAA ACTTGGGCTTGATAAAGCATCGCTGGGGACACTGCTAATTGAAAATGCCTTATATCATGGTCGTAACTACCTCTTTTCTAACTCGAAGACTTATTTCAACGTAGCAGTGGATGAGAAGGGTCTTTGGATTATATATGCCTCAAGCACTGACGAAAATATAATAGTAGCACATATTGATGAAGAAACATTTTCAGTCATTCGGCATATCAATACTACATATCCTAAGTCTAAGGCTGGTAACGCATTCATAGCATGTGGGATTATGTATGTGACTGATACTAAGGATATGACAGtaagttttgcttttgatttattGAAAGAGAAGCAGATTGATGCAAGGTTTGAGTTACGGTCTTCACGGTCTGTTCTTGCTATGCTTTCATACAGTCTAAGAGATAAGAATTTGTATACCTGGGAGAACGGGAGCTTAATGGTATACCCTGTACATTTTGGCTGA
- the GLDN gene encoding gliomedin isoform X2 → MSSLSTSHGLALQYSGQVGPPGLDGLPGYNGSDGVPGIPGQKGEPGINGKRGKIGVPGPKGDQGQKGEPGEMGLPGKDGMPGGKGARGAKGEKGDANNDVILEGSKGEPGPPGPPGPPGPPGPPGKRKGKGKAQLQENIYSSKCTGETCAVPNDDTLAGKAEDRTPGPSKKAECVITSVGSPVHFVSVQQTFGTWMREPANISDERIWLTMHFSGNSVKEYENSNALLNDSYRIINITGFFYGCGHAVQNNHLYYQKGGTNVILKLGLDKASLGTLLIENALYHGRNYLFSNSKTYFNVAVDEKGLWIIYASSTDENIIVAHIDEETFSVIRHINTTYPKSKAGNAFIACGIMYVTDTKDMTVSFAFDLLKEKQIDARFELRSSRSVLAMLSYSLRDKNLYTWENGSLMVYPVHFG, encoded by the exons ATGTCTTCTCTATCAACCAGTCATGGTTTGGCACTACAGTATTCTGGACAAGTAG GACCTCCTGGACTTGATGGACTGCCTGGCTACAATGGATCAGATGGAGTCCCAGGTATACCAGGACAAAAGGGAGAACCAGGAAtaaatggaaaaagaggaaaaatag GTGTGCCAGGACCAAAAGGTGACCAAGGACAGAAAGGAGAACCTGGAGAAATGGGTTTACCTGGCAAGGATGGTATGCCAGGAGGAAAAGGTGCAAGAGGAGCAAAGGGTGAAAAGGGGGATGCAAACAATGATGTGATATTAGAAG GTTCAAAAGGGGAACCTGGACCCCCAGGGCCTCCTGGACCACCTGGACCCCCAGGGCCTCCAGGAAAACGTAAAGGTAAAGGCAAAGCACAGCTTCAGGAGAACATATACAGCAGCAAATGCACAG GTGAGACATGTGCTGTACCGAATGATGATACCCTGGCTGGAAAAGCTGAAGACAGAACCCCTGGTCCTTCAAAAAAAGCTG AATGTGTCATAACATCTGTAGGAAGTCCTGTTCACTTTGTTAGTGTACAGCAAACGTTTGGAACCTGGATGCGGGAACCTGCAAATATAAGCGATGAAAGGATTTGGCTTACCATGCATTTTTCAG GAAACTCTGTAAAAGAATATGAGAATTCCAATGCCTTGCTGAACGACAGTTACAGGATCATTAACATCACAGGATTCTTTTATGGATGTGGTCATGCAGTACAAAACAATCATCTGTACTATCAAAAGGGAGGAACCAATGTCATTCTGAA ACTTGGGCTTGATAAAGCATCGCTGGGGACACTGCTAATTGAAAATGCCTTATATCATGGTCGTAACTACCTCTTTTCTAACTCGAAGACTTATTTCAACGTAGCAGTGGATGAGAAGGGTCTTTGGATTATATATGCCTCAAGCACTGACGAAAATATAATAGTAGCACATATTGATGAAGAAACATTTTCAGTCATTCGGCATATCAATACTACATATCCTAAGTCTAAGGCTGGTAACGCATTCATAGCATGTGGGATTATGTATGTGACTGATACTAAGGATATGACAGtaagttttgcttttgatttattGAAAGAGAAGCAGATTGATGCAAGGTTTGAGTTACGGTCTTCACGGTCTGTTCTTGCTATGCTTTCATACAGTCTAAGAGATAAGAATTTGTATACCTGGGAGAACGGGAGCTTAATGGTATACCCTGTACATTTTGGCTGA